Part of the Ursus arctos isolate Adak ecotype North America unplaced genomic scaffold, UrsArc2.0 scaffold_4, whole genome shotgun sequence genome, AAAACCTTTCCTGACTCTGATAAACGACCATGAACTGGTTGGGGCAGCAGCAGGGAAGCGTTTCCACATAAAACAGAACTATTTTTAATCggagaagtgttttgtttttcttcctgctGTACAAGAACACACACGAAGTATATAATGGGGTTGCTATGAACTCAGTCACCCCGAACCCAAATATTTACATTCCAGGTGACTTAGTCTCGCTCCCAGCTCCGCTGGACCAGGTGCCAGCATGTTCACGGGAAAGAACACCCTGCCCGAGTCGGGGATGGCCGGGGGCTCCTGAAGGCGGTCGCATAAGGCCTTTGACCCTACTTGCTGGGTGAGCCTGCTGAGAAATCACGGAGTGACTCTGTCTCCACGGCCCTCGCTCTGCAAACACTCAGCCTCAGGCCAGACCCATCCGGCTGCATTCCGGGCACGGACACGGGACGCAGGTCACGCGGCGAGGCGCTCCTCTGCCTCCTTCAGGAAGGGCCGCTCCGGGCTTCCTGGACGGTCGCCCAGGGAAACCCAAGCCCCGTCCCCACTGTAAGGTGGGGCTGCAGCGGACCTCTGTGCGGGCTCCCCTGCTCAGCCTTCCCAGCTGGCAGTGGGGGGCATCGCCTCAGCCGCCCCTCCTACTTACCAGCAGTACCTCTCATTTCGATTACTCCTGTTCCTAGCCAGTTTGGGGGCGGGAGATGGAGGAGACAGGCTGAGGCTTATTCCTCTCTGAACAACAGAGGTCGGCCCCACTGGGCTTTATGTGCCGCGGAAGTCAGGGCCATGCTGTTGATTTGTATCTCTGGCTCGAGGCATGGGGCttgtatacagtaggtgctcaatgctTGTTTCACTGAGATATTCcttttctatttggaaaaaaaaaaggcgggggctACTTTTGACTTGAAGAAAAGGACTCTTATTTGCATTTGAAACCCAAAAAGAAATCTGGTGATACCATAATAATTTAGGCATTCTGGTTTAGCGTGAGGATTTCAGGTAATTCACATCACAAGGTGTGTGATGTTCGCAGTGGGCCCGTTTGGGACAAAATactgaagaagacacacacaTCCTAGACAGGTCACGTTTTTATCAAGACTCAGATCTCATCTGATAGTGAAGATGAACTgccgtcctgggatcgagccccacatcaggtttcctgctcagtggggagcctgcttctccctttcccctgcgcctccccctgcttgtgctctctctctcttcctctctctctctcaaataaataaataaaatcttaaaaaaaaaacagtaaagatgCCCCATGATCTTATGTACCTCTTAGCGAAAATAACAACTACCAACTAACCAAACTATGATATGTCATCATCTGAAAGATAGCTCCCCATTTTGGAGGTGTTAGAATGTGGCGTTGAGTCGATGAAATAGTAATTTATCTTGACTTGACGTGGGATGTCACGTTGGAGACACCAGATTTAAAtgcatgaaataaattttaaaaccgAGACAATCCACAATTATGAACTCCATGGTTTGACACAGGCAGCAGAGGGCATGGGGATTCAGAAAGAAGTGCCAGCTGGCGCTAAGGGAGATGGGGGGAGGTTTGAAAAGAAGATGAAGTTATCTGAGCCCTGAAAGGGGAAGCTCAGGATGAAAGGCGAGGTGGGGAAGTGGAGTCATGGGAAAAACTCCAAGCTCTGACATGGAGAGGGGAACAGGGTGGGGTGGGCACGGCAGGGGCAGTGGGCACTGAGGGGGGTCAGCCAGACGACTGCAGCAGAGGCCACCATGGGGGGAGAACCTGCTCCCTTGTACGCGACCTCCAGCAGGCACTGCGCTCTCCACACACTGTCACATCTCGTCCCCATCATGGTCCCAAGAGTGAAGCGGGTTTCCCAGGAACTGAGCCTGTGACAAGGACACATGCATGAGTGGTGAACTCAGGAAACAAGTCCAGGAGTAGGGTGGGCAGACCAGGGAACTGAAAGAAGGTAAACAAGGTGCGACTTAGGTTAAGTCCCAGCCTGATCCCCTGGGGAACACTGGAGTGTCCCCCACATCTCAGAGTAAGGAAGCTTGGCTGAGGGGCCATAAATCCCTAGGCACTGAGGACTCACTCAGCTGTGTGGTGACAGCAGTCCTCCCAGGAGAGCTGGGGGGCAGGTGGTTGCTGTTAAAAGCAGACCCTCCCTCACATAGGTCAGGGGAGGCATGCAGGTGTGGTAGGTGACAGGGTCGGAGAGCATCTGGGAGTGGCACCATTGGCATTGGCACAATGGCATGCTTGTATACAGTAGGTATTCAATGCTTGCACAGATGGAGTATCAGAAACACACGAAAAGTGATTACAGTCTCTACGGGGGACACTGTGAGGAACGAGAAATGGGCTCTCTGACTCTGAATAAAGCACTTCCTGCATTTATCCATTCAGTGAacaattacttattttttcacttgttaaccttaaaaataaaactgctagtTATTTTGCCAGCAAAAGATGGGTGTATTTGGGAATAACAGAGAACTGCAATCTGGGACAAACTAGAATGGAAGAGAGGAGGCTCTTTTACAGAGGaatgtgggtggggtggggtttgggAGAGGCTGTTGTAAACAGAAGGTCCATTGAGGTAAACTGGGAGCTGTAAGTGTAGAGGCTTTTCTCATTGGTTGGGCTGTTGCCCTGGGAGGAAGAAAACTTCCTTCCTCTTGCTGGGGTAGTAAAATAGTAGCTTCGAGCAAGGTGTCTCTCTTCCTGTTGGCTTTGCAATTGAAGATGAGTGGTAGGGCTATCAGCCCCCCTGCCAGCCCCCTactccattttagtgaggtttctctttattaattttcacacattCCTTTCACTACACCCAACTACTGCGTAAAGGGTTTGGTTGTACAATCAAGAAACTAGAATTAAAATGGGAAAGACAGAACCATCAGTGAACTGTAGAATTTTTCATTATCTTGTGTTCCCTTTGTTCTACATTAAGAgggacagatgatagatagatagatagatagatagatagatagattgatagatagatagaaaatgaaaatgccataAGGAAAGTATAAGACAAAAACAAGTTAGGAAATAATATTCACAGCTACTGCCACAGCAAATGTGCTGTATCCCTAACACTTAAGAGCTGCCAAaaatcagagaagagaaagaccaACAGTTgaaccctacctcacaccatatacaaaatcaactcaaagtggatcaaagacctaaacataagagctaacACTATAAtactctaaaaagaaaacattggggTAAGTCTGTATGACCTTAGATTTGGCAacagtttcttagatatgacatgaatagcacaggcaacaaaaaaatacataaatcggAGTTCACCAAAATGTAAAAGCTTTATGTATCAAAGAATGctatcaagagagtgaaaagccAGCCCACAGAATGGGGAAGATATTGAGAATCATAACTCTGATAATGGTCTCATGTCCAGAATGCGTAACTCCTGTAATTCAACAATAAAAGGACAACAACCCGACCAAAAATGGGCTAAACATTTGGAAAGACATTTCTTCGAAGCAGATACACAGACGGCCAACAAGCACTTGAAAGGAAGCCCAATATCATgggccatcagggaaatgtaagtcaaaaccacaataagctgctacttcacacccactgggGTGGccacagtttttttaaaaagcagagaacagaagcagTGCTGGGGAGCACGTGGAGATGCTGGAACATCGGATCTCGCCGTTGGAAATGTGaagtggtgcagctgctgtggaaagcaATTGCAAAAGTGATGCATAGAgttaccatttgacccagcaatgCCACCGCTAGGTACGCACCCGGAAGAACTGGAAAGAGGCGTTCAAGCAAAAACGTGGACACAAATGTCCATAGCGGCACTATTCACACAGCCAaagggtggaaacaacccagatgtccactgactgGGGAACggagaaataaaatgtggtgaACCCATTtgctggaatattactcagccaggaACAGGAGTGGCGCACGGGCACAGGCTACAACACGGACGCACCTGGAAAACGTGATGCTTGGTGAACGACGTCAGACACAAGAGGCCACGTGCTTTGTGGTTCCTTATGTGTGAAAGGCGgggaataggcaaatccatagagacagaaagcagattagtgacTGACGGGGGCTGCGGAGGGACTCCTCAATAGTTCAGGGTTTCCTTCTGgagtgatgagaatgttctggaactagatggtGGTCATGGTTGCACAATACTGTGTCTTTGCTAAATGTCACTgacttgtacactttaaaatggaaaaaatcgtacattttatatattatgagcTCAATCTGTAAAAATCATGCCAGCTAGAGGTTTCTAGGAGTGGGGCCCCCACGCTCAGCAGCACCGGAAATTAATAACATGGCAAAGTTGGGTTGATCTTACAGGTGGgacatttatgttttaatttgagAAACTTCATTAATGAGCTCAGGTAGTTTTCCAGATGCTTACTGGAAATCtgaatgttttccattttgtatttGATTCTTTTGTACTCTCTCCTGCCTTGGTTGTGAGGACTTTAAATTTTCCTATTAACCTTTCGTCCATTATGCATCTTGCCAATATTTTCTGGCCATACGGCACCTTCAATCTATATGCCAAAAAGATTCCCTTTGGGCTTTGACTGAAATGACACCAATGATGACAGATGGGGGGCAAGGGGAGGATTCTACTGCCCTGCGTTTCTGGTCCACAACGGTCTCGGGTCCCTAGTGCACACTTATGGCATGTGTTCTTTGGTCAAATTTTACTCTTTTGTACCTGTCTCACTCTCTTGATACTCCTTGTAGATACTTTACAGTTGGGTCTGCAATGGCCCTGGGAGTCCTTCCCAAGCATCACGCACCGGTGTGGCTGGTGTGCGTGATCCCAGTCTCACACCGAGCTCCTGCGGGAATGTGACCTTAGAAACCGTGGCAGTCACTCAGCAAAACCTGCCTCAAATATTTTCCCTAAGTTTTCTGGAGCCCAACAAAgaacagacaagaaaacagagtCCTGCAACGTCCTTGCCAGTTTAATGAGTAAAAAATAATTGTAGAAAATAAACTGGCGCTAACGAGGTCTTCCCTGTAACCAGTTCTCAGACCAACAAGGAAGGGACGCGAGGTGAGCCGATGCCTGgcacaacacacacacccaggggGTATAAAAGCCGACAGACAGCTTGagcacctcacacacacactcacacacccacacactcacacactcacagcctcctccagctccaccccacccccaccatggccGCGTCCACCCTGTCCGTCTGTTCCAGCGACCGGAGCTACGGCAGCCGCGTCTGCCTGCCCGGCTCCTGTGACTCCTGCCCTGACTCCTCCTGGCAGGTGGATGACTGCCCAGAGAGCTGCTGCGAGCCCCCCTGCTGCGCCCCCACCTGCTGTGCCCCCACCTGTTGCGCCCCCAGCTCCTGCACCCCGGCCTCCTGCCTGACCCTCATCTGCACCCCTGCGAGGTGCGTGTCCAGCCCCTGCCAATCAGCGTGCACCAGCTCCTGCCAGCCTTCCTGCtgcagctcctccccctgccaggaagactgctgtgtgtctgtctgctgcAAGCCCGTCTGCTGCACCCTTGTCTGCTGCAAGCCTGTGtgctgcacccctgtctgctgcacccctgtctgctgcaaGACCTCCCCCTGCTCAGCCTCCTCATGCTGCCAGCAGTCTAGCTGCCAACCCTCCTGCggcagctcctccccctgccaggaagactgctgtgtgtctgtctgttgCAAGCCTGTGtgctgcacccctgtctgctgcaagccCGTGTGCTGCACTCCTGTCTGCTGCAAGCCCATTTGCTGCACACCTGTCTGCTCGGgggcctccccctgctctgccccctcctgctgccagcccagcccctgctcctcgTCCTGCTGCAGACCCTCTTCCTGCGTGTCCCTGCTCTGCCGCCCCGTGTGCAGACCCGCCTGCTGCGTGCCCGCCTCCTCCTGCTGTGCCCCCGCCTCCTCCTGCCAGCCCAACTGCTGCCGCCGGGCCTCCTGCGTGTCCCTGCTCTGCCATCCCGTGTGCTCCCGCCAGACCTGCCGCGTCCCCACCTCGGCCCAGAAGTCCTGCTGCTGACAAGCTCGAACTTCTGCCTCTGGTGTTGCCATCTCTGCTCCTGGGCACGAATGTCCTCTCTCAGGAGCCCTGGAGCCCCTCTGGGCACCAGGACCACCCTTTTGCCCCTTGGTGAGCACACAGCTGCTGCCTGCCAGGGATTCAAACATGCCATCCATCCCTTTCTGCAAAAAGATGGCCCATAAGTCCCTCCATGGAGGTGGACTGCGGCACCCTGGGAACCCTCCTCTGTAGGATTGGTTGCTTGTGTTCCACATGACAAAGGCCGATTGCCATAATCAATAAAATGTTTGTGTCATGACATAGActggtgtttgttttcttctcctcctcgGAGCCCAAAGACCCCTCCAGAGTGGAGCTCTGTCTGGTGGAAGCAAAcaataaagacattctcaaatTCCAAGTTCAAAACACTAGAGTGATGAAGAGGTCTGAACGCGGATGCCATCTGCACGCTCCACGTCCCTTCCCTACCCCGCAGCCTCACCCTCCCCACAGTGAAGAGCCCTCCAAGCCTGGGCCCCGGGGGGTGAGCATAGTTGCACAAGGCTTAGACCCTGAGTGGGCTTTGGGCTCCAGCCCTCGCCTGGCCCCTGCCCGTGCAGGTTAAGGGTGAGCTGGGGAGCAGCACGACCCTACCTGATGAGCACCTGAGGGTCCAGTACCCCGCACGTGCTGACTCCCTTGGAGACAGGTGCCCGCACGAAGGAATGCCTGCACGCTGGTCTGGGCACAAGGGCTGGCGCTCTGAAGCACCCGCAAATCCCTGTAGCCCGAAGAAGGGTGCAGGGGTCGGTTCAGACATCGTTCATTCTACTCAAGATTTCAAGGCCTGATTGAGGAGAGACAGGGAACAAAAAGATGCCTTGTTGACAAATCCTCAggacagtgggagaggatgaCCCTGCAGTCTCAGTGGACCACTAGCACCAGAGAGTCAAGTGGGCACCAGTCAGACCAGCCAAgtcagcatcaggctccctacttacCCCCTGTGCCAGAAACAGACAGAAGAGGCCCCCAGGAGCAGAACAGCCCAGGCCCAGCAGACAGGGGAAGGAATAGATGGTATCTCCTCCCAGAGGCTGTTAACTCTACCGCACggaagaagagacagagcaaaaACCCTAAGGGGGCCTTTAAAGAGAAAGGGACTGGGTTGTAAACACACCTTGGCTGTTAAATCCCTCAGTTGGCCTGAATTTATCCAAAACCTGTGCCCATTACTTGTTcatcaaattttaagaaaaatatgccCATCTGCATAGATAAACGGACAGAGACCTCGATGGATTCTTCACAGCACAGAGTTAAAGACGTGGAGGAAGGTTCCACCTCATCCGTAACCAAAAAGAGCAAAGCTCAGGGATGTAGACTCACATGGAAACCAGCAAACCACAGTGTCGCCAAAATAGTGCATGGGAGGGACGGGCGGGGGCCCCTGCAGGACGCACCCCTGCTCTGGCCCAGCGGCACGAGAACATCCAGGACCTCCTGATGGCTCCTGCAGGAAAGTCGGTCACAGCTGCAGAAGGCACGGCCGGACACCCTGCTCCCGGCCAGGGCGTCTACACAGCCAGCTGGATTGCTCACAGACAAGACGTCTACACGGTCAGTCAGACAGCTTACAGATGGGGAGTCTACATGGTCAGCCGGATTCTTCACAGATGGGGAGTCTACACAGTCAGCCAGACTGCTCACAGATGGGAAGTCTACACAGCTGGACTGCTCAAAGATGGGGCATCTACATAATCAGCCGGACTCTTCACAGATAGGGAGTCTACACAGTCAGCCAGACTGCTCACAGACAAGGCGTCTACACGGTCAGTCAGACAGCTTACAGATGGGGAGTCTACATGGTCAGCCAGATTCTTCACAGGTGGGGAGTCTACACAGTCAGCCCGACCACTCACAGACTGGGCGTCTACACAGCTGGACTGCTCAAAGATGGGGCATCTACATAATCAGCCGGACTCTTCACAGATGGGGAGTTACACAGTCAGCCAGACTGCTCACAGACGGGGCGTCTACACGGTCAGTCAGACAGCTTACAGATGGGGAGTCTACATGGTCAGCCGGATTCTTCACAGGTGGGGAGTCTACGCAGTCAGCCAGACTCCTCACAGATGGGGAATCTACACGGTCAGCCAGACTGCTCACGGATGGGATGTCTAAGCAGTCAGTCAGACTGCTCACAGATGGGGTGTCTACACAGTCAACCTTATTGCTCACTGATGGGGAGTCTACATGGCCAGCCAAACTGCTCATAGATGGGGTGTCTACATGGTCAGCCAGACTGCTCACGGATGGGATGTCTAAGCAGTCAGTCAGACTGCTCACAGATGGGGTGTCTACACAGTCAACCTTATTGCTCACTGATGGGGAGTCTACATGGCCAGCCAAACTGCTCAAAGATGGGGGGTCTACATGGTCAGCCAGACTGCTCACACACAGGATGTCTACACAGTCTGTCAGACTACTCACAGATGGGGTGTCTACACAGTCATTTGGAGTGTTCACAGACGGGGCATTTACACAATCAGTCAGACTGCTCACAGATGAGGCGTCTACACAGTCAGTCAGACTGCTCACAGACGGGGGGTCTACACGGTCAGCCACACTGTTCACTGTCGGGGGGTCTACACAGTCGGACTGCTCACAGACGTGGCATCTATAGTCAGTGGGACTGTTCACAGATGGGGAGTCTGCACAATCAGACCGCTCATAGATGGGGTGTCTACACAGTCAGCTGGAAAGCTCACAGACGGGGGGGGTCTACACGGTCAGCCTGACCGGTCACTGATGGGGCATCTACACGGTCGGTCGGACTGCTCATTGACGAGGCGTCTACACAGTTGGACTGCTCAGTGATGGGGTGTCTACACAGTCAGCCCGACTGCTCACAGACTGGGCGTCTACACAGTCAGTAGGACTGCTCACAGATGGGGCATCTACACAGTCAATCCGACTGCTGACTGACGAGGCGTCTACACAGTCAGACTGCTCACTAATGGGGCGTCTACACAGTCAGCCCGACCGCTCACAGAGTCTACAGAGTCAGGCAGACTGCTCACAGACGGGTGGGGCAGTGTCTACACAGTCAGCCCAACGGCTCACTGATGGTGTGTCTACACAGTCAGCCCGACCGCTCACTGACGCAGCGTCTACACAGACTGCTCACAGACGGGGCTCACTAATGGGGCCGCCGTGCCCAAGGTGAGAATGAGTCGAGGGGATGGGGTCTCTACTTTGGGAAGCTCTTCGGTGCGTGTTCATGGTGCAGCGACAACGCCAAGGGCTCTGAGACCCTGCGATGGCGGCGAGCCCTTCTGTGGGCAGCTCCCGGCCTGGACCGTCCCCGCCCTCGAAGGCACGGCTGAGGAGCCGGCgcggccccccaccccctgtctgGTGGGTGGCGCCGTGGCTGCCGGGCGCGCCTGGAGGGAGGGCGTCTGCGAGGCGAGGCCGCGCACCCGTGGTGGGGAGGCCGGTGCCGGCGGTGGGGTCCGCACGGGACCGAGGGGGACGTAGAGCTGCGCGTAGTAGGTGCTCCGAGAGTCGCTCCCGAATGCCCCTTCCTCATTTTCCCGCGACCTCACGATAACGGATGTCTCCAGATTCGTGGACACGTGGTCCCCCCACAGGAAGGACCCGCTGCGCTCCTCTTGGGCTAGTTCTTGGTGCTCAGACAGCTCCCCCCGGCACCCTGGTGTGCCTCGGCTGCCCCGCGCTGACGACCGTGCCCCCTCTGGGCATCTCCCGCCTGCCCGGGGCGGCCCCAGCGCCCTTGCTCTCGGGTGGCCGGTGGTCACACCACAGGGCTAAGCCGCGCTGTCGGGGGCCAGTCTGGTTTCTGGGCCAGGTTTCCCGACCCGGAACAGTGCAGGCTCCCCGCGGGAGCACACGGGAGGGCGGCGGCCGGAGGCTGTGCGACAGAGAGGCGGGGTCTGTGCCGCGGCCCCGAGACGGACCACGCACACGGTGGCTGCCGCAGGACCCGCGGACACGGCTCGGAGGCCGGAGTCTGGAGAGGGCCTCTCGGGCTGAAACCAAGGTGTGGCGGGGCTGGGTCCTTCCAGAGCGCCCGCACAACCTGTCTCCTGTCCCTCCGAGCCGCTAGCGGGGCCACCTGCTCTGGGGGGCGTCTACAAGGTCAGCTGAACTGCTCGTAGATGGGGCGTCTACACGGCCAGCAGGCTACCGTTGCCCAAGGAGAGAATGAGTCGGAGGTGATGGTGGTCCCAGCCCACATTGCGGTGTCCCGCTTCCCGCGGTCTCCTCTTCCGTGGcagcccttcctctcccttctcccaagTCCCTAGGATGATGGGAGTCCCCCTCAACTGTTCCAGGACAGCTCCCGTTGCAAGACCCTCAGTTCACCCCGTCTGGGAAGCCGCCTCGCCTGTAGGGCTGTATTTACCGGTTCTGGGGACGAGATGTGGGCATCTCCCAGGGCCACGGAGGTTACCCACAAAGCCCTGTCCCCCgaatgggagaaggaggagctaTACTCTCGATGGAgcgtacatttttaatttttaggccAGGTTGGCTCCGCATATTAATGGCCGAGGAGGGGACCTTTTTACCTAAAAGGGGTCAGATCAGAAAGTTAGAGATTCACTCTCAGCCCCACCCAGCAGAGTAAAAAATAACCTCGCAGGTTCAAGGGACAAAGTGGGACAAAGGAAGCCCTGGGGGCCCATCAGGCTGAGCTAGGAGCGCCCACTCGCCCAAGAGTCCCCTGGGCACAGGCATCCGGTACCGTGTGGCTTCTCTGCAGGAGCTTTCCTGGATTCCAGGAGTTCCCCTGGAGGAAGCAGTTTAGGGAAAGGCGTTAAAGGAGAGACACCACACATGCGCGAGTGTGCATCGGATGCACTCTGGGATTTATTGGACCCTGTGCTGGTGGCTGCAGAGCCTAGGCCCTCCGCACCAGCCAGGGTGGGTGCTGTGTGGATGGCCCAGGCCGGGGCCAGGGACACTGGGGGCGACTCTCTCTGCCTGGTTAGAGGGGATCAAGTGGCTTTGCTGTAAGATGGTCTATGGGGTCCAGGAGGTCTGAAGTGGATGATGTCTGGGCTGCCTTGTAGGAGTTCGGAGAGCTGCTACTTCTGACCACACGGAGGAGGGGTCCTAGGAGGCCATGGGCTCAGCAGCAGTTAGGGGTGCCGCAGGAAACAGGCCTGCAGAccagggtggggcaggagggctggCAGCCCCCAGAGGACTGGCAGGAGGAAGCCACATACACGATGGGCTTGCAGCTCACAGGAAGGCATACAGCAGGCTTGCAGCTCACAGGAAGGCATACAGCAGGCCTGCAGATCACAGGCACAGAGCAGGACACCTGGCcggagctgggcatggagcaggACACCTGGCAGGAGCTGGGCACGGAGCAGGTCGTCTGGCAGGAGCTGGGCACACAGCAGGTCGTCTGGCAGGAGCTGGGCACATAGCAGGTCGTctggcaggggctggaggtgCTGCAGGCCTGCTGGCAGCCCGTGGAGCAGTTGGTGTGGCACATGGTGGCGTGGGGCTGGAGTGAAGTCAGGGTAGAGGATGGGGCTGGTCTGGaggctccttccctgggcagcctttATACCCGGGCTGTGGCATCCTGGCCACCAGCCACACAGGTGCCTTCCTCCTGGTTGCCTGattgttttcctcttcctcctccgtGCGTCTCTTCCTGGAGTTTCTGTTGGAAGTGACCCGGTTCAGGAAACTGTATCAGCGGGAGGCTTGGCGTGACCCAGAAGCCCTGTGATTTCTGGCTCAGAGCCCAGGTTGGGTGGTGAAGGACCATCAGCTGGGGACAAGGGACCCCACAACGCGATGCTTGAGGTCCTCCCCAAGCTTGCACACCCTGTCCTCTGTCCACACAAACACCATCTTGCACGCCAGACCAAGGGTCCCCCATTTTGACTTGGAGACTCCGTGACCCAGAAGATCTTCCCAATGGACCAGAGCCAAGCGGCTGGGCTCCTCATCGGGGACAGCCGTGGCCGTGTCACCCACCATGTCACCCAGTCCCAGCTTTGTGCCGGGCGCCGTGCTAAGCCTTTTACCTGGATCAGCTCATCACTGACTAGTCACCAGTCCTTGCAGCATCCAAGGGGTGGGTGACACCCCACTTACACGGATGCACAATTAGATTCCATGATGTGTGCGCGCTCAGCACTGGGGCAAAGAAGCAGGAATCCGAAGCTGCTGGGTCCACGCTGGAGACTGTGGTCTTTACCATTGTGCCAAATTATGCGGGGGCTTTAGGGGTTTTCTGAGACTCTTGGATCTGTaagttagaatttaaaaacaaacgaaTTTGGGGGGTTGTGTGGACGActcggttggttgagcgtctgactcttgatctcagctcagatcttgatcgcagggttgtgagttcaggccctgtgttgggctccacgctgggcatggagcctacttgacaAAAATTGGGGAATTTTGTCCATTATTTATGCTTCGATGTCATTCTCTTCTCCTCCGTGGATTGAAATTGTTTACTGTTGGACTTCCTGATATTGTCCATAGACCCTCTTCATGATtcttaattctgttttctcttcttcggATTGGGTAATTCCTACTGACGTGTCTTCACATTGACTGTCTTTCTCATTCTATTGGCCTGGGACTGTGATGCCTGGACCTCAAGCTGCGTGGTCTGCACCTGTCCACCTGCACCTGCAGCCCAGAGGCCACACTGCAGGATTTCCCACTGTTTCGGGAACGTGCCCGTTTCTGCAGCAGTGTCCTCACAGCCCCATGGCTGCTTCTGCTTGGAACaccgcccctgccccctccacatCACCCACATGCCAGCTCAGCATCACCTCCACACAGAGGTCCCCAAACCACCTACCAGCACCCCTATTGCTCTCTACCTGCTGAACCTGGTTTCCTTTCTGGGACTCAGCCCGCTCTGGCATCATTTCATGCATTAACTTTCACGCTCTCGTGTATTCGTTGCCCCACGAGGCTCATGAGGCTAGGACGTCTCTGTAGCCAGCACACCATATATATTTGTTGCATGAACAAATCAGTTACTGCATAGATTACTAGAAGGCAGAGGTTGGTCAAGTTTCTATAAAGGGAAGATAGTAAATACTTCAGGCTTTGCAGTGGCGTGGTCTCTCTCATAACCACTCCGCATTATAGTGCAAGCCCCAGACAATACGTAAGCAAATGAGCATGGCagtttccaataaaactttatttacaaaacaagagGCAGGCCAGATTCGTCCCACAGACTTCCCTGCTTCCCAGTTTACAGATCCCTAGTTTAATGTTTTCCTGTGCAAAATAGAAGCTCAAAATATATTACTGCCTCAAAGTCACCACTGACCGCATGAGACAGAAAGGAATAGAGGATGCGGTGCTGAGCGGAGCCAGGGGTGCTGTGTGCATAGTACCGACCTGGAGAAATTGCCCAAAGCCCACATAAAGGCAAACCAGAACATCCTGTTTACAGAAGAAGTTGGCCTCTAAGCCAAACTTATTATAGTGGAGCGTAGCACAGGAGAGCGCGTCCCACGATAAG contains:
- the LOC125281514 gene encoding keratin-associated protein 12-1-like codes for the protein MCHTNCSTGCQQACSTSSPCQTTCYVPSSCQTTCCVPSSCQTTCSVPSSCQVSCSMPSSGQVSCSVPVICRPAVCLPVSCKPAVCLPVSCKPIVYVASSCQSSGGCQPSCPTLVCRPVSCGTPNCC
- the LOC113250247 gene encoding keratin-associated protein 10-7-like: MAASTLSVCSSDRSYGSRVCLPGSCDSCPDSSWQVDDCPESCCEPPCCAPTCCAPTCCAPSSCTPASCLTLICTPARCVSSPCQSACTSSCQPSCCSSSPCQEDCCVSVCCKPVCCTLVCCKPVCCTPVCCTPVCCKTSPCSASSCCQQSSCQPSCGSSSPCQEDCCVSVCCKPVCCTPVCCKPVCCTPVCCKPICCTPVCSGASPCSAPSCCQPSPCSSSCCRPSSCVSLLCRPVCRPACCVPASSCCAPASSCQPNCCRRASCVSLLCHPVCSRQTCRVPTSAQKSCC